A single region of the Pontibacter kalidii genome encodes:
- a CDS encoding TlpA disulfide reductase family protein, translated as MKLKNMLAVASAAVILASCQGNKPATNGEGSYTIQGKLNNATPGQIYLFELGEQSFEPRDTAELSDEGTFTFSGKVEEPTFYRIALDQQNGLMLVLEEGKIAVEADAKDLNGTAKVEGSEESKLFMELNQLVNDTRKQQSELEQQFAKAMQEGNTEEAERLRAEYFRQQNSIKDFIAQHPQSIVSAFGTASLIDPVNDFAFADSMATLYNQHIPNSKYTALVNERLKPHRSTAIGQLAPDITLPSPDGSTKSLSSLRGKYVLIDFWASWCGPCRQENPNVVRMYNKLKNEGKGFEIFGVSLDQSEEKWLAAIEKDKLTWPQVSDLKGWESTAAQLYNVTAIPQTVLLDPEGKIVAKGLRGEALEQKLEELLTQN; from the coding sequence ATGAAGTTAAAGAACATGTTGGCAGTAGCTTCCGCTGCTGTTATACTTGCCAGTTGCCAGGGAAACAAGCCTGCCACAAACGGCGAAGGCAGTTATACCATACAGGGCAAGCTCAACAACGCCACACCCGGGCAGATATACCTTTTTGAGCTGGGGGAGCAGAGCTTTGAGCCACGCGACACCGCCGAACTGAGCGACGAGGGGACCTTTACCTTCTCGGGTAAGGTGGAGGAGCCGACGTTCTACCGCATAGCACTGGACCAGCAGAACGGCTTGATGCTGGTGCTGGAGGAAGGCAAGATCGCCGTAGAGGCCGACGCCAAAGACCTTAACGGAACGGCAAAAGTGGAAGGGTCTGAGGAGTCGAAGCTGTTTATGGAGCTGAACCAACTGGTGAACGATACGCGCAAGCAGCAATCAGAACTGGAGCAGCAATTTGCCAAGGCCATGCAGGAAGGCAACACGGAAGAAGCGGAGCGCCTGCGTGCCGAGTACTTCAGGCAGCAAAACAGTATTAAGGACTTCATCGCGCAGCATCCCCAGTCTATAGTGTCAGCTTTTGGTACGGCCAGCCTGATAGACCCTGTTAATGATTTCGCCTTTGCCGATAGTATGGCCACGCTTTACAACCAGCACATCCCGAACTCTAAGTATACCGCGTTGGTGAACGAGCGCCTGAAGCCTCACCGCAGCACGGCTATCGGCCAGCTCGCGCCGGATATCACGCTCCCCAGCCCGGATGGCAGTACAAAGTCGCTCTCATCGCTGCGCGGAAAGTATGTGCTGATCGACTTTTGGGCCAGCTGGTGCGGTCCTTGCCGCCAGGAGAACCCGAACGTGGTGCGCATGTACAACAAGTTGAAAAACGAAGGCAAAGGCTTTGAGATCTTTGGCGTTTCGCTGGACCAGTCGGAGGAGAAGTGGCTGGCCGCCATTGAGAAAGATAAGCTTACATGGCCGCAGGTGTCTGACCTGAAAGGGTGGGAGAGCACTGCCGCACAACTTTACAACGTGACGGCTATCCCGCAGACAGTGCTGCTTGATCCGGAAGGAAAGATTGTTGCCAAAGGTTTGAGGGGAGAGGCACTCGAGCAGAAACTGGAGGAACTCCTGACGCAAAACTAG
- a CDS encoding acyl-CoA thioesterase — MRKQKKVSDSYVIMTELVLPNDTNTLHNLMGGRMMHWMDIVSAIAAQKHSNRIVVTASVDNVSFSESIRLGNVVTLEAKVTRAFNSSMEVHIVVYAEDIPSGRKVMSNQAFFTFVAVDQLGNPIDVPEAIPETEEEVRLYNEALRRRQLRLVLAGRMKPSEATELRSIFNIKEDTND; from the coding sequence ATGCGTAAACAAAAAAAAGTATCTGATTCATACGTCATCATGACGGAGCTGGTGTTACCCAACGACACCAATACCCTTCACAACCTGATGGGCGGCAGAATGATGCACTGGATGGACATTGTGTCGGCTATTGCAGCGCAGAAGCACTCCAACCGCATCGTGGTAACAGCTTCGGTGGATAATGTATCCTTCTCCGAAAGTATACGGCTTGGCAATGTGGTCACGCTGGAGGCCAAGGTGACCCGCGCCTTCAACTCCTCCATGGAAGTGCACATCGTAGTGTATGCCGAGGACATCCCAAGCGGCAGGAAAGTAATGTCGAACCAGGCGTTCTTCACCTTTGTGGCGGTAGATCAGCTGGGCAACCCGATCGATGTGCCGGAGGCCATTCCTGAGACAGAGGAGGAGGTTAGGCTTTACAACGAAGCCCTGCGCCGCCGCCAGCTGCGCCTGGTACTGGCCGGACGCATGAAGCCAAGCGAGGCAACAGAACTGCGCTCCATTTTCAACATCAAAGAAGACACGAACGACTAA
- the gatB gene encoding Asp-tRNA(Asn)/Glu-tRNA(Gln) amidotransferase subunit GatB: MDKAIRDKYQAIIGLEVHAQLLTDSKAYSSDSTEYGMLPNTNLSEITLGHPGTLPRVNKRVVEMAVKMGLATNCEITKYNVYARKNYFYPDLPKGYQITQDKTPICTHGHLLIKDAAGEEKKIGITRIHMEEDAGKSMHLPGEVETLVDFNRAGVPLIEIVSEPDIRDSEEAYNYLIEIKRLVRYLDICDGNMEEGSLRCDANISVMLKDSPLWGTKVEVKNMNSFRNVQRAIEHEIERQIMVLENGGKVDGETRNFDANTGSTTAMRSKETLNDYRYFPEPDLPPLVIEQEWLESVKAAMPSLPQELYKRFVSEFGLPEYDAAVLTDAKEIALYFEQLAKHTKNYKAASNWVMGPIKSYLNELQLHIRDFPLKPEQIAELIALVDENKVSHSVAAKKVFPFMLEHPEYSAQRVAEEQNLLQESDTDELAQIVQQVLTENPAKVEEYKAGKQSLIGMFMGEIMKKTKGKADPKVTNQLLREKLNA, translated from the coding sequence ATGGATAAAGCGATAAGAGATAAGTATCAAGCCATTATAGGTTTAGAAGTACACGCGCAGCTGTTAACCGATAGCAAAGCCTATTCCTCCGACTCGACAGAATACGGCATGCTGCCCAACACCAACCTGAGCGAGATCACGCTGGGCCACCCGGGCACCCTGCCGCGCGTGAACAAGCGCGTGGTGGAGATGGCCGTGAAAATGGGTTTGGCTACGAATTGCGAGATCACGAAGTATAACGTGTACGCCCGCAAAAACTATTTCTATCCGGACCTTCCGAAGGGCTACCAGATCACGCAGGACAAAACCCCGATTTGTACCCACGGCCACCTCTTGATTAAAGATGCTGCCGGCGAAGAGAAAAAGATCGGCATTACCCGCATCCACATGGAGGAAGACGCCGGTAAGTCGATGCACCTGCCGGGTGAGGTGGAGACGCTGGTGGACTTTAACCGCGCCGGCGTGCCGCTCATCGAGATCGTGTCGGAGCCGGATATCCGTGATTCGGAGGAAGCCTATAATTACCTGATCGAGATCAAGCGCCTGGTTCGTTACCTGGATATCTGCGACGGCAACATGGAGGAAGGCTCGCTTCGCTGCGACGCTAACATCTCGGTAATGCTGAAGGACTCACCGCTTTGGGGAACCAAGGTGGAGGTGAAGAACATGAACTCCTTCCGCAACGTGCAGCGTGCCATCGAGCACGAGATCGAGCGCCAGATCATGGTGCTGGAGAACGGCGGTAAGGTAGACGGCGAAACGCGTAACTTCGATGCCAACACCGGTTCCACCACGGCCATGCGCTCCAAGGAAACGCTGAACGATTACCGCTACTTCCCGGAGCCGGACCTTCCGCCGCTGGTGATTGAGCAGGAGTGGCTGGAGTCTGTGAAGGCGGCGATGCCAAGCCTGCCGCAGGAGTTGTATAAGCGTTTTGTGTCCGAGTTCGGCCTGCCGGAGTACGATGCCGCCGTGCTGACTGACGCCAAGGAGATCGCTTTATACTTTGAGCAACTGGCCAAGCACACCAAAAACTATAAAGCGGCTTCTAACTGGGTGATGGGCCCTATAAAGTCATACCTGAACGAGCTGCAGCTGCACATCAGGGACTTCCCGCTGAAGCCGGAACAAATCGCGGAGCTTATTGCTTTAGTAGATGAGAACAAGGTAAGTCACTCGGTGGCAGCCAAGAAAGTATTCCCTTTCATGCTGGAGCACCCGGAGTATTCAGCGCAACGTGTAGCCGAGGAGCAGAACCTGTTGCAGGAATCCGATACTGACGAGCTGGCACAGATTGTGCAGCAGGTGCTGACTGAGAACCCCGCCAAAGTGGAGGAGTACAAAGCCGGCAAGCAGTCGCTGATCGGGATGTTTATGGGGGAGATCATGAAGAAGACCAAGGGAAAGGCCGACCCGAAAGTGACAAACCAATTGTTAAGAGAGAAACTGAACGCCTAA
- the alaS gene encoding alanine--tRNA ligase has translation MNSAEIRQKFLDFFASKQHQIVPSAPIVVKDDPTLMFINSGMAPFKDYFLGNKPAPSKRVADTQKCLRVSGKHNDLEEVGYDTYHHTMFEMLGNWSFGDYFKKEGLEWSWELLTEVYKLPKDRLYVSVFQGDASENLPMDQEAYDIWKTMIAEDRILMGNKKDNFWEMGDTGPCGPCSEIHIDLRSDEERASVDGKTLVNADHPQVVEIWNNVFMEFNRLADGTLVKLPAQHVDTGMGFERLCMAIQGKRSNYDTDVFQPLIQFIAKEADVTYGQDEKTDVAIRVIADHIRAISFTIADGQLPSNNKAGYVIRRILRRAVRYGFTFLDFKKPFLYKLTEVLAEQTAHVFPELKQQLGFVQRVIEEEENAFLRTLENGLKRLDALEETFKQHNNTIDGKTAFELYDTFGFPLDLTALIAREKGLKVDEQGFGKEMEQQKNRSRNASATEQSDWVILQPDVVNEFVGYDCDTTDSHIVRYRQVKAKNKSEFHLVLDKTPFYAESGGQVGDVGYLLADGERVEVLDTKKENDLILHITSKLPQNLVAGFRAEIDAERRNMIRKNHSATHLLHAALRKVLGDHVQQRGSLVNEKILRFDFSHFAKVEEAELREIEHIVNERVRQSIPLDERRNVPIDEAKNMGATALFGEKYGDFVRVITFGSDYSVELCGGTHVHNTGNIGYFKIISESSVAAGVRRIEATTAEAAEEYMQQQLNELNAVREVLNTQSNVSGAVQKMQDDLKAMQKQLEAFELKQLSGLKETLAQKAQQLDGINLITERVDLSSADYLKKLAFDMRQVVENLVLILAAEIDGKPQIAVMLSDNLVQDRNLNASQLVRELAKEIKGGGGGQPFYATAGGKDAAGLSAVPAKAVELIKTMING, from the coding sequence ATGAACTCAGCTGAGATTAGACAAAAGTTCCTGGACTTCTTCGCTTCCAAACAGCACCAGATCGTGCCTTCTGCGCCTATCGTGGTAAAGGATGACCCCACCCTGATGTTTATCAACTCGGGCATGGCGCCTTTTAAAGACTATTTTCTGGGCAACAAGCCCGCACCCTCTAAGCGTGTGGCCGATACGCAGAAGTGCCTTCGGGTGAGTGGTAAGCACAACGACCTGGAAGAGGTAGGCTACGACACCTACCACCACACCATGTTCGAAATGCTGGGCAACTGGTCGTTTGGTGACTACTTCAAAAAAGAGGGGCTCGAGTGGTCGTGGGAGTTACTGACGGAAGTATACAAGCTGCCAAAGGACAGGCTATACGTTTCCGTGTTTCAGGGCGACGCGTCGGAGAACCTGCCGATGGACCAGGAGGCCTATGACATCTGGAAGACCATGATCGCAGAAGACCGCATCCTGATGGGCAACAAAAAGGACAACTTCTGGGAGATGGGCGATACCGGCCCCTGCGGTCCCTGCTCGGAAATCCACATCGATCTGCGTTCTGATGAGGAACGCGCGAGCGTAGACGGCAAAACACTGGTCAACGCAGACCATCCGCAGGTGGTGGAGATCTGGAACAACGTATTCATGGAGTTCAATCGCCTGGCTGATGGCACGCTGGTTAAACTGCCTGCCCAGCACGTAGATACCGGCATGGGCTTTGAGCGCCTGTGCATGGCCATCCAGGGCAAGCGCTCCAACTACGATACGGACGTATTCCAGCCGCTGATCCAGTTTATTGCCAAAGAAGCCGACGTAACGTATGGCCAGGACGAGAAGACAGACGTTGCCATCCGCGTAATTGCCGACCACATCCGGGCTATTTCTTTCACGATTGCCGACGGGCAGCTGCCGTCTAACAACAAGGCTGGTTATGTGATCCGCCGTATTCTGCGTCGTGCGGTGCGCTACGGTTTCACTTTCCTGGATTTCAAGAAGCCATTTTTATACAAGCTGACTGAGGTGCTGGCCGAGCAGACCGCGCACGTGTTCCCGGAACTCAAGCAGCAGCTGGGCTTTGTGCAGCGCGTGATTGAAGAAGAGGAGAATGCGTTCCTCCGCACGCTGGAGAACGGCCTGAAGCGTCTCGATGCACTGGAGGAGACTTTCAAGCAGCACAACAACACCATCGACGGCAAAACCGCCTTTGAACTATACGACACCTTCGGCTTCCCGCTGGACCTGACCGCTTTGATCGCCCGCGAGAAGGGGTTGAAAGTAGATGAGCAAGGCTTTGGCAAAGAGATGGAGCAGCAGAAAAATCGCTCCCGCAACGCCTCCGCCACCGAGCAAAGCGACTGGGTGATTCTGCAGCCGGACGTAGTCAACGAGTTCGTGGGCTACGACTGCGACACGACAGACTCCCACATTGTGCGTTACCGCCAGGTGAAAGCCAAGAACAAGAGCGAGTTCCACCTGGTGCTGGACAAGACGCCTTTCTATGCTGAAAGCGGCGGACAGGTAGGCGACGTGGGTTACCTGCTAGCGGACGGCGAACGCGTGGAGGTACTCGACACGAAGAAAGAGAACGACCTTATCCTGCATATCACCAGCAAACTACCCCAAAATTTGGTGGCTGGCTTTAGAGCGGAGATCGATGCGGAGCGCCGCAATATGATCCGTAAAAACCACTCGGCTACGCACTTGCTGCATGCTGCCTTAAGAAAAGTTTTAGGCGACCACGTGCAGCAGCGCGGCTCGCTGGTAAACGAGAAAATACTACGTTTCGACTTCTCGCACTTTGCGAAGGTAGAGGAGGCAGAGCTTCGTGAAATCGAGCACATCGTGAACGAGCGCGTGCGCCAATCTATTCCGTTGGATGAGCGTCGCAACGTGCCGATTGACGAAGCCAAAAACATGGGCGCCACCGCTTTGTTCGGAGAGAAGTATGGCGACTTTGTTCGTGTGATTACCTTCGGCAGCGATTACTCTGTAGAGCTTTGCGGCGGCACGCACGTGCACAACACCGGCAACATTGGTTACTTTAAGATCATTTCGGAAAGCTCTGTGGCCGCGGGCGTGCGCCGTATAGAGGCCACTACAGCCGAGGCAGCGGAAGAATACATGCAGCAGCAACTGAACGAGCTGAATGCGGTGCGCGAGGTGCTGAATACGCAGAGCAACGTATCGGGTGCGGTACAGAAGATGCAGGACGACCTAAAAGCCATGCAAAAGCAGCTGGAGGCCTTTGAGTTGAAGCAACTGAGCGGACTGAAGGAAACACTGGCGCAGAAAGCGCAGCAGCTGGATGGAATTAACCTGATCACCGAGCGCGTGGACCTGAGCTCTGCCGACTACCTCAAAAAGCTGGCTTTCGACATGCGCCAGGTCGTGGAGAACCTCGTGCTTATACTTGCCGCCGAAATCGATGGCAAGCCTCAGATCGCGGTGATGCTATCGGATAACCTGGTGCAGGACAGGAATCTGAACGCGAGCCAGCTGGTGCGCGAACTGGCCAAGGAAATTAAGGGCGGCGGCGGCGGACAACCCTTCTATGCCACAGCGGGAGGTAAAGATGCCGCTGGCCTGAGTGCCGTGCCTGCTAAAGCGGTTGAACTTATAAAAACAATGATTAATGGTTAA